The following are encoded in a window of Lactobacillus intestinalis genomic DNA:
- the yycF gene encoding response regulator YycF translates to MPKKILVVDDEKPISDIIKFNLTKEGFDVDTAYDGEEAVKKVDEYDPDLMILDLMLPKKDGLEVAREVRQTHDMPIIMVTAKDTEIDKVLGLEMGADDYVTKPFSNRELVARVKANLRRRDIVKKAEAATQEETDKNITIGNLVIMPDAYIIEKNGKKIELTHREFELLYYLAQHMGQVMTREHLLQTVWGYDYFGDVRTVDVTVHRLREKIEDNPIQPQILVTRRGVGYYVKQPTDE, encoded by the coding sequence ATGCCAAAAAAGATTCTCGTGGTTGACGATGAGAAGCCAATTTCTGATATCATTAAATTTAATTTGACTAAGGAAGGCTTTGACGTTGACACCGCCTATGATGGTGAAGAAGCTGTTAAAAAAGTTGACGAATATGATCCAGATTTAATGATTCTGGATTTGATGTTACCAAAAAAAGATGGACTTGAGGTTGCACGTGAAGTACGTCAAACTCATGATATGCCTATTATTATGGTAACTGCTAAAGATACTGAAATTGATAAAGTTTTAGGACTTGAAATGGGTGCAGACGATTACGTAACTAAGCCATTTTCTAACCGTGAACTAGTTGCACGTGTTAAGGCTAACTTGCGCCGTCGTGATATTGTAAAGAAAGCAGAAGCTGCAACTCAAGAAGAAACCGATAAAAATATTACTATTGGTAACTTGGTAATTATGCCAGATGCCTATATTATCGAAAAAAATGGTAAAAAAATCGAGTTGACTCACCGTGAGTTTGAACTCTTATACTATTTAGCTCAACATATGGGACAAGTTATGACTCGTGAGCACTTGCTTCAGACTGTTTGGGGTTATGACTACTTTGGCGATGTGCGGACTGTGGACGTTACGGTACACCGATTAAGAGAAAAGATTGAAGATAATCCAATCCAACCTCAAATTTTGGTAACTCGTCGTGGTGTCGGCTATTATGTAAAACAACCAACCGATGAATAG
- the walK gene encoding cell wall metabolism sensor histidine kinase WalK, translating to MKRIKDKLKKTFNSISTKLAIVFMLMLIATIEVIGAYFTRQLEQNSIENFQSSIQIQNVVANQLASQLTRDNKGTNDRLSRIINDYNNDSISEIIVVDNKDIIRAVSSLNDRSRIGQRVNNNDVKQVTSTGRQLTKIVDDNGSNYMIQITPLGSGNGSTSTVGAVYVRASMQNVFQDLRNTSMMFLLASLIAAILGAILALVISRAITRPIEEMKSQALSIADGDYSSQVKIYSNDELGQLGEAFNTLSVRIEKSQEESESERRRLDSVLSHMTDGVIATDRHGNVTIVNQMALNFLNVKENDVVNKPIAEVLGIDESSQDLISNQKEIVVTVNAGTQDEMILHASFSLIKRVTGFVSGSVCVLHDVTEQLKNENSQKQFVSNVSHELRTPLTSLRAYIDALSEGAWKDPNIAPKFLEVTQEETERMIRMINDLLSLSRMDRGVSRMDLEWVNLNDFVAHILNRFDMIVKNDKKKGEKKKYTIKRELCNQALWVEIDTDKMMQVVDNIINNAIKYSPDGGVITVKLVQKQDRVILSISDQGLGIPRKDLNKIFDRFYRVDKARSRAQGGTGLGLAIAKEIVEAHQGKIWAESSEGKGSTFYISLPYEPMSEEDDWDEV from the coding sequence ATGAAGAGAATAAAAGATAAACTAAAAAAGACATTTAATTCCATAAGTACAAAACTCGCAATTGTATTTATGTTGATGTTAATTGCCACAATTGAAGTAATTGGGGCCTATTTTACTAGACAACTTGAACAAAATAGTATTGAAAATTTTCAATCTTCAATTCAAATTCAGAATGTTGTTGCTAATCAATTAGCGTCTCAATTAACTCGAGACAATAAAGGGACTAATGATCGTTTAAGTAGAATTATTAATGATTACAATAATGATTCAATTAGTGAAATTATTGTGGTTGATAATAAAGATATTATTCGAGCAGTCTCAAGTTTAAATGATCGAAGTAGAATTGGGCAAAGAGTCAACAATAATGATGTTAAACAAGTTACCTCAACTGGGAGACAATTAACTAAAATTGTTGATGATAATGGCAGTAATTATATGATCCAAATTACTCCATTAGGAAGTGGAAATGGATCGACCAGCACTGTGGGAGCAGTCTACGTTCGGGCAAGCATGCAAAATGTATTTCAAGATTTGCGTAATACCTCAATGATGTTTTTGCTGGCGTCTTTGATTGCTGCTATTTTAGGGGCAATTTTAGCTTTAGTTATTTCCCGGGCGATAACCAGGCCAATTGAAGAAATGAAAAGCCAGGCGCTTAGTATTGCCGATGGCGACTATTCTAGTCAAGTGAAAATTTATTCTAATGACGAATTAGGACAATTGGGTGAAGCTTTCAATACTTTATCAGTTAGAATTGAAAAGTCGCAGGAAGAGTCGGAAAGTGAGCGACGAAGACTAGATAGCGTGCTGTCTCACATGACTGATGGGGTAATTGCGACAGATCGCCATGGAAATGTTACTATTGTTAACCAAATGGCACTTAATTTTCTAAATGTAAAAGAAAATGATGTTGTAAATAAACCGATTGCGGAAGTTTTAGGAATTGATGAATCTTCTCAAGACCTTATTTCTAATCAAAAGGAAATAGTTGTAACAGTGAATGCAGGAACCCAAGATGAAATGATTCTCCATGCTAGCTTTTCTTTAATTAAAAGAGTTACAGGATTTGTTTCCGGAAGTGTATGCGTTCTTCATGATGTGACTGAGCAATTAAAAAACGAAAACTCGCAAAAGCAATTTGTATCCAATGTTTCTCACGAATTGAGAACGCCACTAACTAGTTTAAGAGCTTATATTGATGCCCTTAGTGAGGGAGCATGGAAAGATCCAAACATTGCTCCTAAGTTTTTAGAGGTAACTCAAGAAGAAACTGAAAGAATGATTCGAATGATTAATGATCTGCTAAGTCTCTCTCGCATGGATCGTGGGGTTTCTCGAATGGATCTTGAATGGGTAAATCTAAATGATTTTGTAGCCCATATTTTGAATCGATTTGATATGATTGTAAAAAACGATAAGAAAAAAGGCGAGAAAAAGAAATACACTATTAAGAGAGAATTGTGCAATCAAGCTCTTTGGGTGGAGATTGATACGGATAAAATGATGCAAGTGGTTGATAACATCATCAATAATGCCATTAAATATTCTCCTGATGGTGGTGTGATTACTGTCAAATTGGTTCAAAAACAAGATCGGGTAATTTTAAGTATTTCAGATCAAGGATTAGGAATCCCAAGAAAGGACTTGAATAAGATTTTTGATCGATTCTATCGTGTTGATAAGGCAAGATCACGCGCTCAAGGAGGAACCGGCTTAGGATTGGCGATTGCTAAAGAAATCGTAGAAGCTCACCAAGGTAAAATTTGGGCTGAAAGTAGCGAAGGAAAAGGATCTACTTTCTATATTTCTCTACCATATGAACCGATGAGCGAGGAGGATGACTGGGATGAAGTTTAA
- a CDS encoding YycH family regulatory protein, whose protein sequence is MKFKFKFGDFFLGLATFVVIVLSIILWIFIMTSDQRFSRINQTNNQVTRGQARTKNNKSLYDLYIPTNAYGFIDGKPYRLYDSKNNLPFEFTKELRQVTATDLKKIGNNRTQYQELLNNPNFIQLSYPDQVTFGLFTPLANSKQKNREFNRIFIPDNNKWVYLGNDQSNTIYKVSLKNANFNWLRRYAKKAKNKTPVNFVRLKSSYSAFYSKSVNWSVYSYITTSQSDSYFVSRLLGTSGVTSKTNKNGRTTYSYNYYTRLKVPAAGERNDHNFQYTHFEKGKIPSVNNRLLDSVYYVHKLGMTEQDLRFFDADNNVVRYTNYIEGIPVFLNDHDLQVNNSFSSDAINIEFNSINFQIPIPFDGQTQSLESTYDLVDSLEKHGLHQNDIERIMVGFKVEKDNGHHSLVNLIPTYYIKAYGEWKSQDEWQKQNISIYKDMEVKSKEEVK, encoded by the coding sequence ATGAAGTTTAAATTTAAGTTTGGTGACTTCTTTTTAGGCCTAGCAACTTTTGTAGTTATTGTTTTATCTATCATTTTATGGATATTTATAATGACTAGTGATCAGCGCTTTAGTAGAATTAATCAAACAAATAATCAAGTTACTCGAGGACAAGCGCGAACCAAAAATAATAAATCTCTCTATGATTTATATATCCCGACGAATGCATATGGGTTTATTGATGGGAAACCCTATCGGCTATACGATTCCAAAAACAATTTACCCTTTGAATTTACTAAAGAGTTGCGTCAAGTAACAGCCACTGACCTAAAGAAAATAGGGAATAATCGGACTCAATACCAAGAATTACTAAATAACCCTAATTTTATTCAGTTATCTTATCCTGATCAGGTTACTTTTGGTTTGTTTACTCCTTTAGCCAATAGCAAGCAGAAAAATAGAGAATTCAATCGAATTTTTATTCCAGATAATAATAAATGGGTATATTTGGGAAATGATCAGAGTAATACTATTTATAAAGTCTCATTAAAAAATGCTAATTTTAATTGGTTACGTAGATATGCTAAAAAGGCAAAGAATAAGACGCCAGTTAATTTTGTTCGTTTGAAATCAAGTTACTCTGCTTTTTATAGTAAATCTGTAAACTGGAGTGTATATAGTTATATTACGACTTCTCAATCAGATTCGTATTTTGTGAGCCGGCTGCTTGGAACGTCCGGCGTTACAAGTAAAACTAATAAAAATGGCCGCACTACTTATTCCTACAACTATTACACCCGACTCAAAGTCCCTGCTGCGGGCGAAAGAAATGATCATAATTTCCAGTATACTCATTTTGAAAAGGGAAAAATTCCAAGTGTGAATAATCGTCTGCTAGATAGTGTTTATTATGTGCATAAACTTGGTATGACAGAACAAGATTTGCGTTTCTTTGATGCTGATAATAACGTAGTTCGCTATACCAATTATATTGAAGGCATTCCTGTTTTCTTGAACGATCACGATCTACAAGTTAACAATAGCTTTTCTTCAGACGCAATCAATATTGAGTTTAACAGTATTAATTTCCAAATCCCAATTCCATTTGATGGACAAACTCAGAGTTTAGAATCTACTTATGATTTAGTAGATTCGCTAGAAAAACATGGCCTCCATCAGAATGATATTGAAAGAATTATGGTGGGATTCAAAGTAGAAAAAGATAATGGCCATCATAGCTTAGTAAATTTAATTCCAACTTACTATATTAAAGCTTATGGAGAATGGAAGAGCCAAGATGAATGGCAAAAGCAGAATATTAGCATTTATAAGGACATGGAAGTTAAGAGCAAAGAAGAGGTGAAGTAA
- a CDS encoding two-component system regulatory protein YycI, giving the protein MDHKRIEWLFLIVFTLIDIYLAVEILRSPVHLSNADTNTSSSSNIRSEMRSDGIELPKLSETQSSGYYLAAKNRDYLSNKINSLTQVDAHYSKADNSLTASPKNSVLIKGSHKEKLKRLEEFKNNPKNIPYGKEFKYEADMSGDDSYTYVQSSEYGQIYDNDAQLTITVQNGQISNYTLTYMGPVNPVRELQSTISPWHAVRAMYTDREISNNSRVIQVKLGYSKLTEVRGSTILLPTWLVWVESKATKNVTLKRVNAYTAQMLQSNTSYNVEKN; this is encoded by the coding sequence ATGGATCATAAAAGAATAGAATGGTTATTTTTGATTGTGTTTACTTTGATCGATATTTACTTGGCTGTTGAAATTTTGCGGTCACCAGTCCATTTAAGCAATGCTGATACTAATACAAGTAGTAGTTCAAATATCCGTAGTGAAATGAGAAGTGATGGAATTGAATTGCCAAAGTTATCTGAAACTCAGTCTTCTGGATACTATTTAGCGGCAAAAAATAGAGACTATTTATCTAATAAAATCAATAGTCTCACACAAGTAGATGCGCATTATTCAAAAGCAGATAACTCTTTGACAGCGAGTCCTAAAAACTCCGTTCTAATAAAAGGATCTCATAAAGAAAAATTGAAACGATTGGAAGAATTTAAGAATAATCCTAAGAATATTCCTTATGGTAAAGAATTTAAATATGAGGCGGATATGTCGGGAGATGATAGTTATACCTATGTTCAATCTTCTGAATATGGCCAAATTTATGATAATGACGCTCAACTAACCATCACTGTCCAAAATGGTCAAATTTCAAATTATACTCTCACTTATATGGGTCCCGTTAATCCGGTTCGTGAACTTCAATCTACAATCAGTCCTTGGCATGCGGTTCGGGCAATGTATACTGATCGTGAAATATCAAATAACTCTCGCGTCATTCAAGTAAAGTTGGGTTATTCTAAATTAACTGAAGTTCGTGGAAGCACAATTTTATTACCAACTTGGCTTGTATGGGTAGAAAGTAAAGCCACTAAGAATGTGACCTTAAAGCGTGTAAATGCTTATACAGCCCAAATGTTGCAGTCTAACACGTCGTATAATGTGGAAAAGAATTAG
- a CDS encoding MBL fold metallo-hydrolase, protein MQVSVLASGSTGNTSLIVTKKHKILMDAGLSGKKTKDLLAQVGVDIKEIDMAFLSHDHADHSSGLGVLMRRYPQINAFANQGTWKYLIDTNKIGKLPEEQINLIEPGQTKTFEDLDITAFATSHDAAQPQYYVFSSGGKRVAFLTDTGYVSEKVEDTIKDADAYMMEFNYDPQLLRDGPYSWSLKSRILSDVGHLSNEEAGNALLDVVSSKTKHIFLAHRSQHNNTEVLAHETAEKILVDGDANLDSDVKIIDTEPDKPTDLFEV, encoded by the coding sequence GTGCAAGTTTCAGTTTTAGCAAGCGGTTCAACAGGTAATACTAGTTTAATTGTGACAAAAAAGCACAAAATTTTAATGGATGCAGGTTTATCAGGAAAAAAGACGAAAGATTTGCTTGCTCAAGTAGGAGTCGACATTAAAGAAATTGATATGGCGTTTTTAAGTCATGATCATGCCGATCATAGTAGTGGCTTAGGTGTTTTGATGCGACGCTATCCGCAAATTAATGCTTTTGCTAATCAGGGAACTTGGAAATATTTAATCGATACTAATAAAATTGGAAAGTTACCAGAAGAGCAAATAAATTTAATTGAGCCGGGGCAAACGAAAACTTTTGAGGATTTAGATATTACTGCCTTTGCAACAAGTCATGATGCGGCGCAACCACAATATTATGTATTTAGTAGTGGCGGCAAAAGAGTGGCATTTTTAACCGATACGGGATATGTATCTGAAAAGGTTGAAGATACTATTAAAGATGCGGATGCCTACATGATGGAGTTTAATTATGATCCTCAATTATTAAGAGATGGTCCTTATTCCTGGTCGCTTAAATCAAGAATTTTGTCTGATGTGGGACATTTATCAAATGAAGAAGCTGGAAATGCTCTTTTAGATGTGGTAAGTTCTAAAACAAAACATATATTTTTAGCCCATCGCAGCCAGCATAATAACACGGAAGTACTAGCTCATGAGACTGCTGAAAAAATATTGGTGGATGGGGATGCGAATCTGGATTCTGATGTTAAAATTATTGATACAGAGCCTGATAAGCCAACAGATTTATTTGAAGTTTAA
- a CDS encoding S1C family serine protease: MENQDPNRQNQRLNKNKNGKGLMMKTAIVGVVAGLIGGGISYAALDQLNNSSMNNNAAQTSISSNSSKVSKTSAKTSGSMTAAYNRVKGAVVSVINLKRQQSSSSTDFYSIFGGSDSSKSSKSNKLETYSEGSGVVYMKSNGKGYIVTNNHVVSGSDAVQVMLENGKTVNAKIVGKDSATDLAVLSIDAKYVTQTAEFGDSKTLQAGQSVIAVGSPLGSEYASTVTQGIISAPSRTITTSSNQQTVIQTDAAINPGNSGGALVNSAGQVIGINSMKLSQSTDGTSVEGMGFAIPSNEVVTIVNELVKKGKITRPQLGVRVIALDGVPEAYRSRMNIDSKLKNGIYIAQIESGGSAAKAGLRTKDVIVKVDNKPVSDVASLHKILYSHKVGDTVDVTVNRNGSEKTVKVKLQGN; this comes from the coding sequence ATGGAAAATCAAGATCCAAATAGACAAAATCAAAGACTTAATAAAAATAAGAATGGTAAAGGACTCATGATGAAGACGGCAATTGTTGGGGTTGTCGCCGGATTGATTGGGGGCGGTATTTCTTATGCAGCTCTAGATCAACTCAATAATTCTTCAATGAATAATAACGCAGCGCAAACCAGTATTAGCTCAAACAGCTCGAAAGTTTCAAAGACTAGTGCAAAAACTAGTGGTTCAATGACAGCGGCTTATAACCGTGTTAAAGGGGCTGTGGTTTCTGTTATTAACTTAAAGCGTCAACAATCTTCTAGTTCGACTGATTTCTACAGTATTTTTGGAGGTAGTGACAGCAGTAAGAGTTCTAAGAGCAACAAATTGGAAACTTATAGTGAAGGTTCCGGTGTTGTTTATATGAAGTCAAATGGTAAAGGCTATATTGTTACTAACAATCACGTGGTTTCTGGTAGTGATGCTGTTCAAGTAATGCTTGAAAATGGTAAAACTGTGAATGCTAAGATTGTTGGTAAGGATAGCGCTACTGACTTAGCTGTTCTTTCAATCGATGCTAAATATGTTACTCAAACAGCCGAATTTGGCGATTCTAAGACCTTACAAGCGGGTCAAAGTGTAATTGCAGTTGGTTCACCTCTAGGCAGTGAATACGCTTCTACGGTAACCCAAGGGATTATTTCAGCACCAAGCAGAACAATCACTACTTCTTCTAACCAACAAACTGTAATTCAAACAGATGCGGCAATTAATCCAGGTAACTCAGGTGGTGCTTTAGTTAACTCAGCCGGTCAAGTTATTGGGATTAATTCTATGAAACTTTCTCAATCAACTGATGGTACTTCTGTTGAAGGGATGGGATTTGCCATTCCTTCTAACGAGGTTGTTACTATCGTAAATGAATTGGTTAAGAAGGGGAAGATTACTCGTCCACAACTAGGCGTTCGTGTAATTGCACTTGACGGAGTGCCCGAAGCATATAGAAGCCGAATGAATATTGATTCTAAGTTGAAGAATGGTATCTATATTGCTCAAATTGAGAGTGGTGGTTCAGCTGCTAAAGCAGGCTTGCGTACTAAAGATGTCATTGTGAAAGTTGACAATAAGCCAGTAAGTGATGTGGCATCGTTACACAAGATTTTATACAGCCACAAAGTCGGTGATACTGTTGATGTAACTGTTAACAGAAATGGTAGTGAAAAGACTGTTAAGGTTAAGCTTCAAGGCAATTAA
- the rlmH gene encoding 23S rRNA (pseudouridine(1915)-N(3))-methyltransferase RlmH produces MNIKIVCVGKLKEKYFKDAIAEYEKRLSRFAKVKIVQVPDEKAPEKLSAAQDEQVKEIEGERILSKIKDKEYVYVTAIKGKQRSSEEFAKEIQDLGTYGHSDITFVIGGSLGTSSAVNKRANDLISFGKLTMPHQLMRVVLIEQIYRAFMINSGSPYHK; encoded by the coding sequence ATGAATATTAAAATAGTATGTGTTGGAAAGCTAAAAGAAAAGTATTTTAAAGATGCAATTGCGGAATATGAGAAAAGACTCAGCCGATTTGCAAAAGTTAAGATTGTTCAAGTACCTGATGAAAAAGCACCCGAAAAGTTAAGTGCGGCCCAAGATGAGCAGGTTAAAGAAATAGAAGGAGAGCGAATTCTTTCTAAGATTAAGGATAAAGAGTATGTTTATGTGACTGCTATCAAAGGAAAACAGAGAAGCAGTGAAGAATTTGCTAAAGAGATTCAAGATTTAGGTACTTATGGTCATTCGGATATTACTTTTGTAATTGGTGGAAGTCTTGGTACTAGTTCAGCAGTAAATAAACGCGCCAATGATTTAATTAGTTTTGGAAAATTAACAATGCCTCACCAATTGATGCGCGTAGTATTAATTGAGCAGATTTATCGGGCATTTATGATTAATTCAGGTAGCCCATATCATAAGTAA
- the pepI gene encoding proline iminopeptidase → MEIFENTIPFLNYQTYYRTVGKRGSKPPVVLLHGGPGSSHNYFEVLDELAEKDNRQIIMYDQLGCGNSSIPDDHPEIYTQETWVKELENLRQRLHLNQIHLLGQSWGGMLAIIYMCDYHPKGIQSLILSSTLSSASLWSKELHRLIKYLPIEEQAAIHRAELTHNFSDGAYLKANEHFMDQHVFKITNESPEPVRRKKIGGTVAYNIAWGPNEYTPEGNLHDYEYTKALAKITTPTLITSGTDDLCTPLVAKTMNDNLPNSQWELFENCGHMPFVQKTNEYVDLLINWLNSRD, encoded by the coding sequence ATGGAAATTTTTGAAAACACTATTCCATTTTTAAATTATCAAACTTATTATCGGACAGTTGGAAAACGTGGTTCTAAGCCCCCTGTAGTTTTACTTCATGGCGGCCCTGGTTCCAGCCATAATTATTTTGAAGTTTTAGATGAACTCGCCGAAAAAGATAATCGGCAAATCATCATGTACGATCAGCTTGGCTGTGGCAATTCTAGCATCCCCGATGATCATCCTGAAATCTACACTCAAGAAACTTGGGTAAAAGAATTAGAAAATTTACGTCAGCGACTGCATTTAAACCAGATTCATCTCTTAGGACAATCTTGGGGCGGAATGTTGGCAATTATCTATATGTGCGATTACCATCCCAAAGGCATTCAAAGCTTGATCCTTTCTTCCACACTTTCCTCTGCTAGCCTTTGGTCAAAAGAATTACACCGTTTGATCAAATATTTACCTATCGAGGAACAAGCTGCCATTCATCGAGCAGAACTTACGCATAATTTTAGTGATGGCGCTTATCTTAAAGCAAACGAACACTTCATGGACCAACACGTATTTAAAATTACAAATGAATCTCCCGAACCTGTTCGGAGAAAAAAGATCGGCGGTACAGTCGCTTATAATATCGCATGGGGCCCCAACGAATACACGCCTGAAGGAAATCTCCATGACTATGAATATACGAAAGCACTTGCCAAAATCACAACTCCAACCTTGATCACAAGTGGCACTGACGATCTATGCACACCTTTAGTGGCTAAAACAATGAATGACAATCTTCCTAACAGCCAATGGGAGTTGTTCGAAAACTGCGGTCACATGCCCTTTGTGCAAAAAACTAACGAATATGTTGATTTACTTATTAATTGGCTTAATTCACGTGATTAA
- a CDS encoding energy-coupling factor transporter transmembrane component T family protein codes for MNPSLEFLLAFIISLEISIKPSLITNFLIITFALVYLLIRKTSFKKIIELITIPFIAAFTIFATLYWFSTKPDPYYAWDLSSRVYVYILTIACVAADTTAVEFSRSLEQNLHLPSKFAYGVLAALGIIPQMKNAIKQIRTAAMMRGVYLSFWSPQLYFKAILVALNSAENLAQGMESHGFVEDQTRSTIVAISIKKGDWIVFFTLLILVNISLFCFK; via the coding sequence ATGAATCCTAGTTTAGAATTTTTACTCGCCTTTATTATTTCCCTGGAAATCTCAATCAAACCTAGTTTAATTACCAATTTTTTGATAATTACTTTTGCATTAGTTTACTTATTAATTCGAAAAACTAGTTTCAAAAAAATAATTGAATTGATTACTATTCCATTTATTGCCGCCTTTACGATTTTTGCTACCTTGTATTGGTTTTCTACTAAGCCGGATCCTTATTATGCGTGGGATCTTTCCAGTCGTGTCTACGTCTACATTCTCACGATTGCCTGCGTTGCAGCCGATACAACGGCAGTTGAATTTTCTCGTTCTTTAGAACAAAACCTCCATTTACCAAGCAAATTTGCATACGGCGTTTTAGCAGCGCTAGGTATCATCCCGCAAATGAAAAACGCTATCAAGCAAATTCGCACGGCAGCGATGATGCGCGGAGTTTATCTGTCGTTTTGGTCTCCGCAATTATACTTTAAAGCTATCTTAGTTGCACTTAATTCGGCCGAAAATTTAGCACAAGGTATGGAATCACATGGTTTTGTAGAGGATCAAACTAGGTCCACGATTGTAGCAATTTCTATCAAGAAAGGTGATTGGATTGTCTTTTTTACCCTTTTAATCTTAGTAAACATTTCACTATTTTGTTTCAAGTGA
- a CDS encoding ATP-binding cassette domain-containing protein codes for MITIKNLTFAYHTKPIIKDLNLTLPSGFSLFVGPTGCGKSTLLKLIAGLYPKYAGKILSGKIDLHHQKTAMMFQNAGEQFTMPTPREEIVFALENLQLSNPEYKKRLAMAVDFTQINHLLDQKISTMSGGEKQRVALAVLIAMDVDILILDEPFASCDPESRHFLINKLKKLPSQGKTILISDHVLSDYRGICDYVYKFEHSIVKELSQTEAEELFTPKNNSSHTFSLPKPNEEAIFEFNNVQISQNRLLLDQAYLKIFANKVTLLTGANGVGKSSLFKALSKMLPYTGSIRYHKREVQKLNSRKYLRQVGQIFQNADDQFLKVTVQEEIELAKKNLPKKYFSSQKINDWLKYLELDSHLDQVVYTLSGGQKKKLQILLMLMSGQEVLLIDEPLSGLDSNSIKKVIHLMKECQKELGQTILIISHQVDEIASWCDYHLEFKNKQLTYLER; via the coding sequence ATGATCACAATCAAAAATCTAACTTTTGCTTATCATACTAAACCAATCATTAAAGATTTAAATTTAACTCTTCCCTCTGGTTTCTCACTTTTCGTGGGACCTACTGGATGTGGGAAATCCACACTATTAAAGCTAATTGCAGGTCTTTATCCTAAATATGCTGGGAAAATTTTAAGTGGAAAAATAGATCTTCATCATCAAAAAACTGCCATGATGTTCCAAAATGCTGGCGAACAATTTACGATGCCCACTCCGCGAGAAGAAATCGTCTTTGCTTTAGAAAATCTTCAATTGTCAAATCCTGAATATAAAAAGCGTTTAGCAATGGCAGTAGATTTCACTCAAATTAATCATCTACTTGATCAAAAAATTTCTACGATGTCTGGCGGAGAAAAGCAACGCGTCGCTTTAGCAGTTTTAATCGCAATGGATGTAGATATTTTAATCCTCGATGAACCCTTTGCTAGTTGCGATCCCGAAAGTCGCCACTTTTTAATCAATAAACTTAAAAAACTTCCCTCTCAAGGCAAAACTATCCTGATCAGTGATCATGTATTAAGCGATTATCGAGGAATTTGTGACTATGTTTATAAATTTGAACACAGCATAGTTAAAGAATTATCTCAGACTGAAGCTGAGGAGCTCTTCACTCCGAAAAATAATTCTTCGCATACATTTTCTTTACCTAAACCCAATGAAGAAGCTATTTTTGAATTTAATAATGTTCAAATTAGCCAAAATCGTCTTCTGTTAGATCAAGCATATTTAAAGATCTTTGCCAATAAAGTCACTCTCTTAACTGGCGCAAACGGTGTTGGAAAAAGTTCTCTCTTTAAAGCATTATCCAAAATGCTCCCGTATACTGGAAGCATTCGTTATCATAAGCGCGAAGTGCAGAAGCTCAATTCACGTAAATATTTACGCCAAGTAGGGCAAATTTTTCAAAATGCAGATGATCAATTTTTAAAAGTGACTGTTCAAGAAGAAATTGAATTAGCTAAGAAAAACCTTCCTAAAAAATACTTTTCTTCTCAAAAAATTAACGATTGGCTAAAATATCTTGAATTAGATTCCCACTTAGATCAAGTTGTTTATACCCTTTCTGGTGGCCAAAAAAAGAAACTCCAAATTCTATTAATGCTTATGAGTGGACAAGAAGTTCTTTTAATAGATGAACCTTTGAGCGGTCTGGATTCTAACTCGATAAAAAAGGTTATCCATTTAATGAAAGAATGTCAAAAAGAACTTGGTCAAACAATCCTAATTATTAGCCATCAAGTTGATGAAATTGCTAGTTGGTGCGATTATCATCTTGAATTTAAAAATAAGCAATTAACTTATCTAGAAAGATAG